The segment CGGTTTTCCAGGATTCGCTGCCCAAGGCTTTTGCCGGAGCGGACGGTGTGGTGCTGGCCAAGGTGGCGCGCATGGACCAATTGCCGGAGAATGAGCGGTTGAATCCGGAAAAAGTTGTTTCGGACCTCCGGAGCGCCGGCAAAGAGGCTTTCTACGAGGCCGAGACCGCCGCGATCGTCGAACGCGTCTGCAGTCTGGCCACCCGCGGCGACGTGATCGTGGTTTTCAGCAACGGGGGCTTCGACAACATCCATGTGAAGTTGCTCGACGCGCTCGGACGCAAGGCTTGATCAGCTTCCCGCAGCGCGAAGGACGTGCACGGTCAATTCGGGCGGGCAATTGAAACGCGCGGCCACGCCGCATGAACCTGTTCCGCGGGATGTGTAGCCGCGCATCTTTCCGTGCGTCCACGGCCCGGCAAACTGGGCTTTGGGGCACCGCCCGTTGCGGACGATGGCGAAGCCGCCCGGCAGGCAGATCTGTCCGGCATGGGTGTGTCCGCTCAACATGAAATCGAACCCCAGTCGTGCCGCATCATCGTAGGTTTCCGGGCTGTGCGAGAGCAGGATGGAGCAGTCCCCGTGCGGGATGTTGCTGCGCGCGGCCCGGAGGTCATGGGTGCGGTAAAAGTGCGGGTCGTCGATGCCCGCGATCCAGAGGCTGCTTCCGTTGCGTTCGATGCGCGCGCTTTCATTGAGGAGGACACGGATGCCGGCCTCCTCGAGATGCGGGACGATTTCGAGGATGTCATGGTTTCCCAAGACCGCCAGCGCGCCCGGTCCGAGGGCGCGTGCGATGCGGCGCAAGTCCCCTAGGCAGGCGTGGAAATATCCCGCCGGATGGTCGGCAAAGTCGCCCGTGATCACCGCCAAGTCGTGGGGAACGGCGCGGATGCGGCTTGTCACGACGTCGGCGAAACCCGCGACAAGATCGAGGTGGAGGTCGGAAAGCTGCAGCAGGCGGAAACCGTCGAACGCCTCCGGCAGGTTTGGCAACGGTTGTTCGCGTGTGACGAGACGCACGTCGAGGCAGTTCGCCACGGCGCGTGCGCGCAGGCCGGCTACCCGGAGCATGAAGCCGATGATGCGATCGACGGGAACCGCGCGCTCTATGACAAGAGGACCCTCGCCTTGGTGAATGAGCCGCGCGCGCAGGTCGCCTTGGCTGTGAAGACGGCGCCGGAAGTTCGACGGCCCGAGCCGTTCCGCCAAAAGCCGGAAAGCAGACGCGTGGTCTGCGGTCACGCGCCTTGACGCGTGTAAACCTTGCCGGCGTCGAATGCAGGCCTCTCTTCCACCGGAAGCGCGCGCCCCTGCATGTCGTATTGCTGGAAGAAGCAGCTCTCGTAGCCGGTGTGGCAGGCCCCGGTCGTCTGCTTGACCTCGAAGAGCAGGCAATCCTTGTCGCAATCGGCATACCAGCGGACCACATCCTGCGTGTGCCCGCTCGATTCGCCCTTGAACCAAAGCTTCTTCCGCGAGCGGCTCCAGTAGTGCATTTTGCCGCTCGAAAGCGTGCGCTCCAGTGCTTCGCGGTTCATCCATGCCATCATGAGCACTCGTCCGCGTGGCGGTGTTCCGCCCGTTGCTTCCTGCACGATGACGGGAATGAGTCCGTCGGCGGTGAATTTGAAGTCGTCCATCGCAATATCGTCAGTGCGGCATGCGTCGGGGCGCAAGAGGGATTTTCAAACCTCGCGCATGAGCTGGACTCGCGGCGCGGAATAGGCGGACGTGTTTCCATCGACACCGACCAGCAGGTCGCCGCGGGAATCGATGCCGTGAAAACTGCCGCGCACGGATCCGTCGGCAAGTTTCAGTTCCACTTCGCGCGTGCCGCCCCAGTGCGCGTTGATCTCGTCGGCAAGCGAGCCGAAACCCTCCTCCGCCACGCGCCCGTGCACTGCGCGAAGGGCGATAAGGATGTCCTCGTAAAGTTCGTCGGACGGCGGAACGGCGGTCAATTCGGCCGACAGCGAGGTGGCGATGTCGCGCAGCGATTGATCCTGCTCCGCGGGGTTGTTGCACACATTGAGCCCGATGCCCACGACCACGCGTTCGGCGGAAAATTTCTCCATGAGGATCCCGCAGATTTTTCGCGGACCGACCAGCACATCGTTGGGCCAGCGAAGTCGCGCGTTTTTCAGTCCCAGTCCCCGCAGCGTGGTGACCACGGCCAACCCGGCCGCGAGGGGGAAGGCCGGCCAGCCACGGTCGGGCGGATCGAGCGGCAGCACGGCCGACATCCAAAGTCCGCCGCGGCCAGACTCCCAGCGCCGCCCCTGGCGTCCGCGTCCTCCGGTCTGGGCATGGGCGCGGATGGCGTGCCACGCGGGCAGGCCGCGGGCGTGGTCGTTGGTGGATACGAGGGATGCGCACTCGTGGAGCGTCCAACCGCGCCACTCGCGCGTGCGCACGCCGGCATCTTTTCCCATGTCAGTGCGAAAGCGTGGCGAGGTAGTAGCCGGCAATGACGGCGGTGCCGATCACGCCCGCCACGTTCGGACCCATGGCATGCATGAGGAGATGATTGGCGGGGTCGGCCCTCTGCCCCTCGACCTGAGAGACGCGTGCCGCCATCGGAACCGCGCTCACGCCGGCGGATCCGATGAGCGGATTGATCGGATTGTTGCGGTCGAAAAGATTGATGATTTTGGCCGCGATGACGCCGCCCCCCGTCCCGAAACCGAACGCGATGACCCCGAGGCCGATGATTATGAGGGTCTGCGAGCGCAGGAAACTTTCGCCCGACATCGTGATGCCCACGCTGGTGCCGAGAAAAATGGTGACGACATTTATGATTTCGTTCTGCGCGCTTTTCACGAGGCGTTCGGTCACGCCGCATTCGCGGAGGAAATTGCCGAGCATGAGCATGCCGACGAGGGAAGCCACGGCAGGGACGAGGAGGCTGGTGATGACCGTGACCAACACGGCGAACGTCAGTTTCTCCGCGCGCGAAACCTGCCGCAGCGATTTCATGCGTATGACACGCTCTTTTTTGGTCGTGAGGGCCCTCATGATGGGCGGCTGGATGAGCGGAACCAGCGCCATGTAGGTGTAGGCGGCGACAGCGACGGCACCGAGCAGTTCGGGCGCGAGCTTGGAGGTGAGGAAAATGGCCGTCGGTCCGTCGGCCCCTCCGATGATCCCGATCGAGGCGGCCTGCGCCGATGTGAATCCGAGGAAATTGGCGCCGATGAAAGTGACCAGCACGCCGAGTTGCGCGGCGGCGCCGAGAAGCAGGGTGCGGGGATTGGCGATCAGCGGACCGAAGTCGGTGAGGGCCCCGACACCGAGAAATATCAGCGGCGGGAAAATCTCCAGTTTGATGCCCTGCGAGATGAAATCGTAGAGGCCCCCGGTGATGTGCTCGACGCGGAATCCGTGCGGATCGGGCTGGAAGCTCATGGAAAGGACGCCCGTGTCAACCGCTCCTCCCGCGACAGGAAGGGTCGTGATCAGCCCCTCGGTCGGCAGGTTGGCCAGCAATGCTCCGAATGCGATGGGGACGAGCAGCAGGGGTTCGAAGCCTTTGCGCACCGCCAGGTAAAAAAGCAGGATGCAGACGCCCCACATCACCACCATCCGCCAAGTCACCAGAGAAAATGCGGTGAGTTGGAAGAAGCTGGCGAAGTCGTTGAGGATATGGAGCAGCATGAATCAGCGGATATTGCGCGTCGCGTAGATGCTGCGGCGACCCTCGGCGCTCCAAGCAAGGCTGCTGCTGGGATCGGCAGTGCGAATGCCGTAGATGACGAACTGCTTGTCTTCGAGCGCCGTGGCCACGGCTGCGGCAATCACGGCGTGGATCGGGCCCGTCACGCTGATCTCCGCGGCAGCCTCCTCTTCCCGGGCGCGTTGGCTCCGGTCGCGCACGGCGAAAAATTTGCCCGCGATCCAAACGACCAGCGCCATGCCGCCAAGGGTGACAAGCACGACAAGCATTCCCGTCACCTGGTATTGCAGGTTCTCCACGAATGTGGGTGCGGCCGGCAGCGAGGCGGCGAGCGTCGGAAAGATTGTCATCTCGGACTCAGGCGAGTTTGACGAGAGCCTGGCCTTCCTCCACCGCGTCCCCCGGCTTGACCAGAATCGCTTCGATGGTGCCCGCGGCGGGAGCAAAGACATAGGTGTTCATTTTCATGGCCTCGAGCGTGATGAGTTGGTCGTTGGCCTCGACTTTTTGTCCCGCTTGCACGTCCACGGAGACGACCTTGCCGGCCAACGGGCTCGGGACCTCACCGGCCGCGGCGGGTGCATGGTGCTGGACGGGCTTGGCCGTCGGCGGAGCAGCGACGTGGGCCGAGGCCACGGGCGCCGGCGCGGCGGTTCCGGGTGATGCCCAGGCGGAACGCCGCTTCTCGGCCGGTGATTCCTCCCCCTTGTCGAGGAT is part of the Chthoniobacterales bacterium genome and harbors:
- a CDS encoding metallophosphoesterase, whose protein sequence is MAERLGPSNFRRRLHSQGDLRARLIHQGEGPLVIERAVPVDRIIGFMLRVAGLRARAVANCLDVRLVTREQPLPNLPEAFDGFRLLQLSDLHLDLVAGFADVVTSRIRAVPHDLAVITGDFADHPAGYFHACLGDLRRIARALGPGALAVLGNHDILEIVPHLEEAGIRVLLNESARIERNGSSLWIAGIDDPHFYRTHDLRAARSNIPHGDCSILLSHSPETYDDAARLGFDFMLSGHTHAGQICLPGGFAIVRNGRCPKAQFAGPWTHGKMRGYTSRGTGSCGVAARFNCPPELTVHVLRAAGS
- the hisI gene encoding phosphoribosyl-AMP cyclohydrolase, with product MDDFKFTADGLIPVIVQEATGGTPPRGRVLMMAWMNREALERTLSSGKMHYWSRSRKKLWFKGESSGHTQDVVRWYADCDKDCLLFEVKQTTGACHTGYESCFFQQYDMQGRALPVEERPAFDAGKVYTRQGA
- a CDS encoding biotin--[acetyl-CoA-carboxylase] ligase, giving the protein MGKDAGVRTREWRGWTLHECASLVSTNDHARGLPAWHAIRAHAQTGGRGRQGRRWESGRGGLWMSAVLPLDPPDRGWPAFPLAAGLAVVTTLRGLGLKNARLRWPNDVLVGPRKICGILMEKFSAERVVVGIGLNVCNNPAEQDQSLRDIATSLSAELTAVPPSDELYEDILIALRAVHGRVAEEGFGSLADEINAHWGGTREVELKLADGSVRGSFHGIDSRGDLLVGVDGNTSAYSAPRVQLMREV
- a CDS encoding sodium ion-translocating decarboxylase subunit beta codes for the protein MWGVCILLFYLAVRKGFEPLLLVPIAFGALLANLPTEGLITTLPVAGGAVDTGVLSMSFQPDPHGFRVEHITGGLYDFISQGIKLEIFPPLIFLGVGALTDFGPLIANPRTLLLGAAAQLGVLVTFIGANFLGFTSAQAASIGIIGGADGPTAIFLTSKLAPELLGAVAVAAYTYMALVPLIQPPIMRALTTKKERVIRMKSLRQVSRAEKLTFAVLVTVITSLLVPAVASLVGMLMLGNFLRECGVTERLVKSAQNEIINVVTIFLGTSVGITMSGESFLRSQTLIIIGLGVIAFGFGTGGGVIAAKIINLFDRNNPINPLIGSAGVSAVPMAARVSQVEGQRADPANHLLMHAMGPNVAGVIGTAVIAGYYLATLSH
- a CDS encoding acetyl-CoA carboxylase biotin carboxyl carrier protein subunit produces the protein MKKLRVTVDGKVYEVLVEILDKGEESPAEKRRSAWASPGTAAPAPVASAHVAAPPTAKPVQHHAPAAAGEVPSPLAGKVVSVDVQAGQKVEANDQLITLEAMKMNTYVFAPAAGTIEAILVKPGDAVEEGQALVKLA